From the genome of Planctomycetota bacterium, one region includes:
- a CDS encoding M20/M25/M40 family metallo-hydrolase has protein sequence MRKLLIVVMLVVLSVSCQWGCKQAPVTQPLDKQPANITGLDQLKKDMSFLCGDELAGRKAGSMENLKVALYIAGEFHKIGLETLKPQVATEITPAVYLQTFDVKEKTLQNVVGCIWGSSKKEEAVIIGAHYDHLGMDEKTNQIYYGADDNASGVVALLGVARQLHAMLEAPKRTIIFIAFDGEESTESGGMLGSSNYVKNPLWDLQKTRFMLNLDTIGRMTDKLYVFGGKTIPSLKDVLDKANRETKLNLAYEEISSGSDQVAFWMARVPAYFFFSGANQDYHRPSDTSEKINYEGLEKITGLAGRFIMDIANLPEIEAFKEMPKIAMPSGKPRPYIGTQPGFDSKVKGVLIKGVNPGSPAEKSGLREGDVIIRIDGAEIKEIGDYQKVLMEKKVGDTIKMVVLRDGKETEISVTLEERK, from the coding sequence ATGAGGAAGCTGTTAATTGTGGTAATGCTTGTGGTTTTGTCTGTAAGCTGCCAATGGGGTTGTAAACAAGCGCCGGTTACACAACCGCTTGATAAGCAACCTGCCAATATCACGGGCCTGGACCAGTTGAAAAAGGATATGTCATTCCTTTGCGGCGATGAGTTAGCCGGCAGGAAAGCTGGCTCCATGGAAAACCTGAAAGTTGCGTTGTATATCGCCGGTGAATTCCATAAAATTGGCTTGGAAACTTTGAAGCCGCAGGTGGCAACGGAAATAACCCCGGCGGTTTATCTCCAGACTTTCGATGTTAAAGAAAAAACGCTCCAGAACGTGGTCGGCTGCATCTGGGGCTCTTCAAAAAAGGAAGAAGCCGTTATCATCGGTGCCCATTACGACCATCTTGGAATGGATGAAAAAACTAATCAGATTTATTATGGTGCGGATGACAATGCCTCCGGTGTTGTTGCCTTGCTGGGCGTGGCGCGCCAGTTGCACGCGATGCTGGAAGCGCCCAAAAGGACGATTATCTTTATCGCCTTTGACGGCGAGGAATCCACCGAATCAGGCGGAATGCTCGGCTCAAGCAATTACGTCAAAAACCCGCTCTGGGATTTACAGAAGACACGGTTTATGTTGAATCTTGATACTATCGGCCGGATGACTGATAAGCTTTATGTCTTCGGAGGAAAGACCATCCCGTCGTTGAAGGATGTTTTGGATAAGGCCAATCGCGAAACCAAACTTAATCTGGCTTACGAGGAAATCTCTTCCGGCAGCGATCAGGTGGCGTTTTGGATGGCGCGCGTTCCGGCTTATTTCTTCTTTAGCGGCGCCAATCAGGATTATCATCGTCCGAGCGATACATCGGAGAAAATAAATTACGAAGGGCTGGAAAAGATAACCGGTCTAGCCGGGCGCTTTATCATGGATATTGCTAATTTACCGGAAATCGAAGCCTTTAAGGAAATGCCTAAGATTGCCATGCCGTCCGGCAAGCCGCGTCCCTATATCGGTACGCAGCCCGGTTTCGATTCGAAAGTCAAGGGTGTATTGATAAAAGGAGTAAACCCAGGCTCGCCCGCGGAAAAATCCGGTTTAAGAGAAGGCGATGTCATTATCAGGATTGACGGCGCTGAAATAAAAGAAATCGGTGATTACCAAAAAGTCCTGATGGAAAAGAAGGTCGGCGATACCATAAAAATGGTCGTTTTACGCGACGGAAAAGAAACAGAAATC